The Flavobacterium sp. K5-23 genome segment GTTGCCCAAATATTATACTGTTTTTTATTTGTTTTACGGAATTGCAGTCGCTACTTCAATTTATTATTTAATTAAATTATACTTGTTTTATAGACGAATAAGTAATAATACATTGGATACTAAGGATAATTTATATAAAACCTATTTTGATATAAAATTAAATATGGAGTTGTATAAATCGTTTACTTATTCCTTGATCCCTTTTGCTTTAGTGGCTGGATGTTTATTTGTAATTTCTAAATCTCCGTCTATTTTAGAGCTCTATCTTATTAACGACTCAATTGATAATTCTCCTCTCGCAATATTGATACTAATATTTATTGTTTTAATACTTCTTATTGGGCTTATGACTGAAGTTTGGGTTAATTTTTATTATGGGAAATATGCCAAACAAATTAAGAAAGTAATTGACGAATTAAAAGAAGAATAATAAATCACCCATCTTAACGATGGGTTTTTTACTTTTGTACTCTAATTTAATTATTATGAAAATATTCGTTACTGGAATTGGTACTGATGTAGGGAAAACCATTGCATCAGCCATAATTGTAGAATCACTGGAGGCTGATTATTGGAAGCCCATTCAAGCTGGAGATCTGGAAAATTCAGATACTATCAAAGTGAAATCGTATGTTTCTAATTCCAAAACCGTTTTCCATAACAACAGTTACGCCTTAAAAACTCCCGCAAGTCCACATTATGCCGCGGAACTCGATGGAGTCACTATAGACTTAAATAAAATAACGGAACCGGAAACCAATAATCATTTGGTTGTTGAAGGAGCAGGCGGAGTTTTTGTGCCAATAAACAATACGGATTGCGTGATTGACTTGATTCAGTCAGACTATAAAGTGGTTGTAGTTTCTCGTCATTATCTAGGCAGCATCAATCATACTTTGATGACTATCGAATCTTTGAAAAACAGAAATATCACTATCGCTGGAATCGTTTTTAGCGGTGAAGAAAATAAAGCAACCGAATCTATTATTCTTGCTAAAACCGGAGTTAATTTCATTGGTAGAATAGAGCAAGAACCTTATTTTGATCAAAATGTAATTAAAGAGTATGCAGCTATGTTTAGAGAAAGATTATTAGAGTTGTAATTTCTAAATCCCGATTCCTAACTCTTAAATCCTTAATCAAAAATGAACTTATCACAAAGAGACCAAAAACACAATTGGCATCCCTATACCCAGCATAAAACTGCTCAATCGCATATTGCAATAATGTTAGGCGAAGGAGCATTGCTCTGGGATGAAAACGGTAAAGAATACATCGATGCAATAGCTTCTTGGTGGGTAAATCCTTTTGGTCATAGTAACAATGTAATTGCCGAAGCTATTTATAAGCAATTAACCACTTTAGAACACGTGCTTTTTGGTGGATTTACGCATGAACCGGCTGTATTACTTTCGGAAAAGTTGATGGAGATATTGCCTGAAAATCAAGAAAAACTCTTCTACTCTGATAATGGATCAACCTCGGTTGAAATAGCAATCAAAGTAGCAATGCAGTTTTTTTATAATAAAGGAGTGAAAAAGACAAAGATCATTGCTTTTGAAAACGCTTTTCATGGTGATACTTTTGGAGCTATGGCGGCCAGCGGAATTTCTTTTTTCGTCGAAGCTTTTAAAGATTCCATGATTGAAGTGATTCGGATTCCAGTTCCAGTAAAAGGAAAGGAGCAAGAGAGTATCGATGCTTTGGAAAAATTAGTTAAAACGAATGAATTTGCTGCTTTTATATTCGAGCCTTTAGTACAAGGCGCTGCTGGAATGGTGATGTATGAAGCGTCCGAATTAGATAAACTTATTGCCATTTGTAAAGAAAACCAAGTTTTTACTATCGCTGATGAAGTGATGACGGGTTTTGGTAAAACAGGGAGAAATTTTGCTTGCGATTATCTTCAGGAATTGCCAGATATGATGTGTCTTTCAAAAGCATTGACTGGAGGAACTATTCCTATGGCAATTACAAGTTTTACCCAAGAAATATTTGATGGTTTTTACGATGATGATATCAATAAAGCATTGTTTCATGGACATACATTTACTGCAAATCCTACTGGATGTGCAGCTGCATTGGCCAGTGTAAAGTTGTTAGCAACTCCAGAAATGCAAGAAAATATTATACGGGTAAATCAATGTCATCTTAGTTTTCAAGAAAAAATAAATCAGCATCCAAAGGTACGTTTCACTCGTGTATTGGGAGTGATTTTTGCACTGGAAATTAAAACTGAAAGTAACGAGAGTTATTATGGTTCGTTAAGGAACAAGCTCTATGATTTTTTCATTGAAAACGGGGTTATTCTTCGCCCTGTTGGGAATATAATTTATATTTTACCACCTTATGTAATTAATGATGTTCAATTGCAAAAAATTTATTCAGTTATCGAAGAAGCTCTTGAAATAGTTTAGTTTTTGAAATTTTTTACATGACTTTATTAAGGGATTGCTTCTGGATTATTAGTAGCTCTAAAGTCATTTGATGATTAAAAGTCAGAAATGACACAAATAGTATGAATTCGCATAATTTTTTTCGAAAAAGAATCCGCTTTGTATCCTTTGAAGGCAGAATGGTTTCTTAAATTTGCACTTTAATAATTAGTTCGAATTAGTGAAATTCGGTTTTAAAAAACAATAGCATTTTGTCCAAAATAATCTCCATTACTGCAATAGCATCGATTTCTCCTTTAGGGAATAATTCCGAAACGATTTGGAATAATTATCTGGACGGAAATCACTATTTCACTAAACAAGATTTAGATCATAAAAACACGGTTGTTGCTAGTTTAGATTCAAATTCGAAAGAGATAATTGAATCCTTAAAACAATCCGATAACAAGTATAAGTTTTTAGACAATTCAGTGCTGTATGCTATGGCAGCATCAAGAGAGGTAATTTTGAAATCAGGTTGGAATCAAAACGATGTATTCGGAATCAATATTGGTTCTTCGAGAGGGGCCACTGATTTATTCGAAAAACACCATCAAGAATATCTAGAATCAGGGAAAGCGCAAACTCTAGCATCACCCACCACAACTTTAGGGAATATTTCTTCGTGGATCTCCCATGATTTACAAAGTTCAGGGCCTGAAATATCACATTCAATTACCTGTTCAACGGCTTTACATGCGTTGTTAAATGGCGTGGCTTGGTTAAGAGCGGGAATGGTAGATAAATTCCTTATTGGAGGAAGTGAAGCTCCATTGACTGATTTTACGATTGCTCAAATGCGTGCTTTAAAAATTTATTCTAAAAATGAGGAAGAATGGCCTAATCGCGCTTTCGATTTAGAAAAAAACCAAAACACGATGGTGCTTGGGGAAGGAGCGGCAGTTTGTTGTATGGAAATTGGTAAAAAAGAAAATGCACTCGCCTATATAGAAGGAATTGGGTATGCAACCGAGATTTTGGAGCACAATATTTCGATTTCGGCAGAAGCGACTTGTTTCCAAAAATCAATGGCAATGGCTTTGCAAAACACTACTTTATCTGAAGTTGATGCAATTGTGATGCATGCGCCAGGAACCATAAAAGGAGATTTATCTGAGTTTAAAGCTATTGAGAAAACCTTTGGCGAAAGCCTGCCATTATTGACGACTAACAAATGGAAAATTGGTCACACTTTTGGCGCGTCCGGTATGTTAAGTGTAGAGTTGGCCATAATGATGATGCAACACAATACGTTCGTCGGAGTCCCTTTTGCGACAGCACAAAAGCAAACTAGACCAATTAAGAAAGTATTGGTAAATGCAGTTGGTTTTGGAGGAAATGCAGTAAGTGTTTTGTTGTCTTTGTAATAGAAAAACAGAAGGAAGTAGCTTCGTGTTTAATATCTATTTTTTATTTTCTAATTCTTTCACTTTATCGTAAACCAAATTGCTTTCAAAACCGCGTCTTAAAATGTAATCGCAGAATTTTTTGCGTTTTTTTAAACTATTGGTTTCCGAAATCGAATCCCAGTGTTTTTCGGCAAGCATATGAAAAGTCTCTTCGTATTCTTCAGGAGTGATTTCTTTTAACGCAATGGTAATGAGTGTTTTATTAATTTTTCGGGCTTTCAATTCGTTAGTGATCCTGATTTTTCCCCAGTGTTTTATCCTGTGTTTTCCGCGTGCAAAACTGCGTGCAAAACGCTCCTCGTTAAGAAAATTGTCAGATATGAGTCTTGCAATAATCACGTCAATCTCATCTGAATCCATTTTCATACTTCGAAGTTTATGTACAACTTCTTCATGACAGCGCTCCTGATACGCGCAATAATGTTCTATTTTATGTAAGGCATCTTTTATAGAATATACGTCGTTCATCGGGTTTGAATTTGTGACCGAAATTAAGAATTAGAGTTGGATATATTCAGTTGTTTATGAGAAAAATTAAATGATTGTATTCGTAAGCGATTTTAATATTTTAACGAGACTTAAATCGCACAAAATAAGCTGATTAAGAGTGTTTTTGACAGTTTGTTTATGTCTTTACAGTAATTTTTTTTTAACTTTGTATAGCCTATCATGATCTTGAAATTCAACGGATTAACCTGCTTGTTTTTATTATTAATTCAATAAAAAAAGTCATGGAAACACTTCTACATAAATCAAGATATTTTTTCTTACTATTATTGTTTTTCGCTTTTCCTTTAATTGTAAATGCGCAATGTACTATTGCAACTACAACAAATGCAAGCGCTTTAACATGCGGCATTTCTCCTACCCTTATCGCTTGTAATGGTATTTTAAATATTGGTAACGGGACGAGTGCCACTGTTTTAAATATGAATAATGCATTAAATTTAACATGTTTAGGCCCGATTCATCTAATTGTTAAAAATAATGCCTCTATTGATTTTTCTTCCGGAAATAATCGTTTAACTCTTGCGGCAGGGTCTTCAATTTCTTTTGAAGGAAATGGGACTTTGATAGGAGGTAGCTGTAATGCTTCGGAAAGAATTTATATAGGAACTGATTTAATAGCGTCTTGTAATGGAGGAGCTGGAGCCGATTTTAACTTTGCTCAATTAGTGGCTCAAGGAGGTTATAATCCGGTATCTGTTACTCCTTCCTCGGCATCTTCTTGTGTTGCGCCAGTAAGTTTTACTTTCACGGCGACTGCTTCACCCTCAACAGGAGCTACATTTAATTGGTATGACTCACTAACTAGTGGGGTATTACTTTTTACAGGAAACTCTTTCACTACCCCTGCAATTTCAGTTACTACCACATATTATGTTGATGCTACTTATGGTGTTACTTACACAACTACCCCTCGCAAAGCGGTTGTAGTATCGATAGATGCTACAACAACCTGGAACGGGACTTCATGGTCTAATGGAAGTCCTACTAATAAAAACATCATATTCGCCGGTAATTTTAATTCAACTTCAAATCTTGTTGGCTGTTCTTGTCAGGTAAATTCAGGGAATGTAGTGTTCAATCCGAATCATAGCTTAACGCTGACGAATGGCTTAACGGTATCCGGTGGTTCTTTGACTTTCGAAAACAATGCAAGTTTAGTGCAAATAAATGCCGTTACTAATTCAGGAAATATTACATATAAACGACAAACATCAATTATCAGGAAATTGGATTACACCTATTGGTCTTCTCCGGTTTTTCCACAAACCTTGATTAATGTGTCGCCTAATACTGCTTTAGATAAATTTTATTCTTTCAATGCGGCTACTGATAGTTGGGTTCTAGAAAGTTCAACAAACACCATGATTAAAGGGAAGGGGTATATCATTAGAGGGCCTCAGTTTTTTCCTGCTCCAAATCCTCCTTCAGGAATTCATCAAGCTTCTTTTATAGGGGTGCCAAATAATGGTCCCGTTACTATCCCTGTAACGACTGGTACCGTTGAATCCTCCCATTTAATAGGGAGTCCCTATCCTTCCGCATTGGATGCAAATTCATTCATAAATGCAAACAGTGGCGTTATAGACGGAACCCTGTATTTTTGGACACACAATACAGCCATTACTAATAATCTGTATACTTCGGATGATTATGCAACTTACAATTTAACGGGGGGGGTAGCAACTGTTTCAACGATTGGAACCGTTGCCGATAGTGGTGGTGTAGTTCCTACCGGTAAAATTGGTTCAGGACAAGGGTTTTTTGTCACTAGTGTAGCATCAGGAGATATTGTTTTCAATAATAGTATGCGGGTAGGTGTTGGTGGCATCACTGGAACTAACGATCAGTTTTTTAAAATAAAAGGCGACAATAAAATTGCAGAAACAGATGAAAAACACCGCGTTTGGCTTAATTTAACGAACACTCAAGGAGCATTCAAGCAAACGTTAATAGGGTACTTGACAGGTGCCACTAATGAGTATGATAATTTATATGATGGCGAGAGTTTTGACGGTAACGAATTTATTGATTTTTATAGCATTCAAAATGATATAAATTTGGTAATTCAAGGCAGACAGCTGCCTTTTGATGAAACAGACGAAATTTCCCTGGGTTATAAAACTGAAATTGAAGGCTTTTTTTCTATTGGTGTTGAAAAGGTTGATGGGGATTTACTTCAACAAAATGTGATTTTAGAAGATAAAAAAACAAGCAAATTTCAAAATTTAACAGCAGCTCCTTATAGTTTTTCCACTGAAAAAGGGGAGTTTAAAGATCGCTTTGTCTTGAGTTATAAAAACAACTCATTACCTGCAAGTGCTAATTTATCATCGGATAAAAGCGTAGTTGTTTCAATTAAAAACAAACAGATAGTTTTACATTCTCCTGGAGAAACAATGAAAAAAGTCTTTGTCTATGATCTTTTAGGGAAAGAAGTTTATCGCAATGAAAAAATAGAGGGGAGCAATCTGATAATTAATAATTTGAAATCAAACAATCAGACATTAATTGTAAAAGTTATATTGAAAAACGGGCAATTATCCACGACAAAGATTATTTATTAGACACCGCTTACTTATACTAACATATAATTACACCATCTTATTAAATTGAGATGGTTTTTTTATTCCGAAAAGTCATAATAGTTTGCATTTCCTTTGTTATATAATAAGTACAATAAATAATTTTGCGTTATTGTAAATATTTTTTTTAAAAGGGAATAAGATTTTGACTGTAAGTGTGTTATGCAAGTTTAAAAATGCGATTATAACGAATATTCTTGCATTTTGACGACTTTCTACGGCGTTGCGTATATTAAATTTGTACTTTGTTGTGTGTGAGGTTTTTATTTTGATATCAACCAAATGTTTAATTATAAATGTTAACAAAGTATGATCAAAAAACTACTTCTAACAGTTTTTTTAGTTTTATCAAGTATTACAGTTCTATCTCAAAGTCTTGGGGATTATCGCTCTAACACATCTTCGGGTTTATGGTCTGCACTATCAAGCTGGCAATATTATAATGGAAGTTTTTGGGTAGCACCCTCAGGGACATCTCCGCAAGGATTTCCAGGGCAATTTACTGGAACTGGTTCGGTTTTGATTCAGGCAGGAAATACTATAACTATTGGTGACACTGGTATTTCAACACAAACAATGGGGACAGTTACAATTAATGGGACTTTGATCTTAACTGGAAAAAACTCATCACAAGTTGAATTTTCATTACTTACAAATAGTATTATTGTTTCATCGGGAGCAACTATTAAATTTATTGACAAAGT includes the following:
- the bioD gene encoding dethiobiotin synthase, with protein sequence MKIFVTGIGTDVGKTIASAIIVESLEADYWKPIQAGDLENSDTIKVKSYVSNSKTVFHNNSYALKTPASPHYAAELDGVTIDLNKITEPETNNHLVVEGAGGVFVPINNTDCVIDLIQSDYKVVVVSRHYLGSINHTLMTIESLKNRNITIAGIVFSGEENKATESIILAKTGVNFIGRIEQEPYFDQNVIKEYAAMFRERLLEL
- the bioA gene encoding adenosylmethionine--8-amino-7-oxononanoate transaminase produces the protein MNLSQRDQKHNWHPYTQHKTAQSHIAIMLGEGALLWDENGKEYIDAIASWWVNPFGHSNNVIAEAIYKQLTTLEHVLFGGFTHEPAVLLSEKLMEILPENQEKLFYSDNGSTSVEIAIKVAMQFFYNKGVKKTKIIAFENAFHGDTFGAMAASGISFFVEAFKDSMIEVIRIPVPVKGKEQESIDALEKLVKTNEFAAFIFEPLVQGAAGMVMYEASELDKLIAICKENQVFTIADEVMTGFGKTGRNFACDYLQELPDMMCLSKALTGGTIPMAITSFTQEIFDGFYDDDINKALFHGHTFTANPTGCAAALASVKLLATPEMQENIIRVNQCHLSFQEKINQHPKVRFTRVLGVIFALEIKTESNESYYGSLRNKLYDFFIENGVILRPVGNIIYILPPYVINDVQLQKIYSVIEEALEIV
- a CDS encoding beta-ketoacyl synthase N-terminal-like domain-containing protein — encoded protein: MSKIISITAIASISPLGNNSETIWNNYLDGNHYFTKQDLDHKNTVVASLDSNSKEIIESLKQSDNKYKFLDNSVLYAMAASREVILKSGWNQNDVFGINIGSSRGATDLFEKHHQEYLESGKAQTLASPTTTLGNISSWISHDLQSSGPEISHSITCSTALHALLNGVAWLRAGMVDKFLIGGSEAPLTDFTIAQMRALKIYSKNEEEWPNRAFDLEKNQNTMVLGEGAAVCCMEIGKKENALAYIEGIGYATEILEHNISISAEATCFQKSMAMALQNTTLSEVDAIVMHAPGTIKGDLSEFKAIEKTFGESLPLLTTNKWKIGHTFGASGMLSVELAIMMMQHNTFVGVPFATAQKQTRPIKKVLVNAVGFGGNAVSVLLSL
- a CDS encoding regulatory protein RecX, whose translation is MNDVYSIKDALHKIEHYCAYQERCHEEVVHKLRSMKMDSDEIDVIIARLISDNFLNEERFARSFARGKHRIKHWGKIRITNELKARKINKTLITIALKEITPEEYEETFHMLAEKHWDSISETNSLKKRKKFCDYILRRGFESNLVYDKVKELENKK
- a CDS encoding T9SS sorting signal type C domain-containing protein, producing the protein METLLHKSRYFFLLLLFFAFPLIVNAQCTIATTTNASALTCGISPTLIACNGILNIGNGTSATVLNMNNALNLTCLGPIHLIVKNNASIDFSSGNNRLTLAAGSSISFEGNGTLIGGSCNASERIYIGTDLIASCNGGAGADFNFAQLVAQGGYNPVSVTPSSASSCVAPVSFTFTATASPSTGATFNWYDSLTSGVLLFTGNSFTTPAISVTTTYYVDATYGVTYTTTPRKAVVVSIDATTTWNGTSWSNGSPTNKNIIFAGNFNSTSNLVGCSCQVNSGNVVFNPNHSLTLTNGLTVSGGSLTFENNASLVQINAVTNSGNITYKRQTSIIRKLDYTYWSSPVFPQTLINVSPNTALDKFYSFNAATDSWVLESSTNTMIKGKGYIIRGPQFFPAPNPPSGIHQASFIGVPNNGPVTIPVTTGTVESSHLIGSPYPSALDANSFINANSGVIDGTLYFWTHNTAITNNLYTSDDYATYNLTGGVATVSTIGTVADSGGVVPTGKIGSGQGFFVTSVASGDIVFNNSMRVGVGGITGTNDQFFKIKGDNKIAETDEKHRVWLNLTNTQGAFKQTLIGYLTGATNEYDNLYDGESFDGNEFIDFYSIQNDINLVIQGRQLPFDETDEISLGYKTEIEGFFSIGVEKVDGDLLQQNVILEDKKTSKFQNLTAAPYSFSTEKGEFKDRFVLSYKNNSLPASANLSSDKSVVVSIKNKQIVLHSPGETMKKVFVYDLLGKEVYRNEKIEGSNLIINNLKSNNQTLIVKVILKNGQLSTTKIIY